TGGATTTAGTGGCCTACAAAAATGCTTGAATATTGGACGAGCTCACATTTGACTAATAATCTTCCTTCCTTGGGGAAGCATTCTGACAGAATTTCTATAATCAAATTGACCACTAGTTTAGTTAGTAAAATTCTTACTTATCGGTTTTGGGACCGAGTCTCGCCTTTATCACTTTCTGTTTACGAAACAAAATTTCCATATTTTCTCACGAAGCAGAATACAGTATAGGAAGAACATATATAAATTCCATAGAGGGTATTCTGCATTGAAACCACCTGTAATGTTTTCTTGTGCAGCATTTGAATGCAGCTGCCCGGTCCAATTTCGGCGTCCCTCTTGCTTTACTGAGACGCGGGGTGGCTGGCAGTTGAGCTGTCTTCTCAGAAAAAGCGGCTTCTCTTGTCCGCGAAACTTTTCTTTCTGTGATCAGTGCGCTGCTTCATCCGTTGCTTCACCACCACACCCCATCATTTAGTGTGTCCTCGATGTTGCCTCGTAAGTACTCCAGCTATAAATGAGCTCCACGCTCCTCCATGCCTCTCAGTCAtgggctctctctctcttctcctgcgAGGTTAAGGTTCTAAACCTCGCGGAGAGTAGAAGCCCATAAGCATGGAGCTCCACTCGCGTGTCGCCGGCAAGAAGCTATGGAACTACCTGCGAGTGGCCTTCTTCATGGCGAGGAAAGGCTTCGCGTCGAAGCGGAAGCTGTTGATGGACACGAATCTGCTGATGATGAAGCGAGGGAAGCTCCTAGGTAAATCCCTCCGCGGTCTCATGTCGCACCACCAGCACTCGCGGCCCGAAACCCCGGCCTTTGGCCGTTGCGAGTACGAGTTCTCGTGCAGCAACAGCCCCAACCCTGTGTTTTTCCACGCCAAGCGCCGCCACAACTACTTCCCATGCCTGCACCCGGTCGTCGAGGAGCCCCCCGACGACGACACCCTGCGCCGGCCGGCCGTGGTGCGGCTGCCGAAACTCGAGTACTCGCCCCATTGCTCCTCCGTCGACCTGCTCGCCTCGGGGGTGAGTCGTATGCCGTTGTTGTCTCCCTTCTCCGTTCGCGTCTCCAACTATTCGTCCGGCggcgaggacgacgacgacggcggATTGGGCCAAGAGGTGGACGACGAGGCCGAGGAATTCATCAGAAGATTCTACGAGCAGCTGCGGGCGCAGAGTCGTATTGCGTTGCTTCAATACCAGGAAAAGCAATATCAAGAGATGCTTGTAAGAGGGTTATGATATCATGGAGATTGCGAAGTATTCATATTAGCAGTCGCTGTGTGGTTTATATGTATGACTTCCTGTGTTTTAGTTCGGGAAGTGGGCTTTAATAATATTGGTGATGGAATCTGCTGTACTTTAACACTGTGAAACGATAATTTGAATGAACTCTTACGTATATATGTTGCTGTAAAACCTGTGCAAGAGCGAGACACGCTGTGAGCTTCACCATAGATTTACTTCCTATAAGTAGAGATTCGGAAATGCCAGTATTAatcaatttcagatccatgaattTCCAAATTCAGCATCAGATCATTTCCATGGCGAGCATTTTAGCTTATTTATCCTTTTCGCATGCTGTTTATTATACATGTTGTGCAACCTATCACACTTTTTTCTGTGtttcagaaaaagaaaagcagTTTGATTTGTAGTTGAAAGTGGAATTAGAATGGGTTCATACCATTGGTTTTTGTGGTCTTCCTCACATGGTCATCCAAAAACCTGAAAGATGAGAGAGCCTTAGCCCTTATTCCGCATCACTCTGATTGTTCACATTGTCTATATAACAAACAAGATCAATTAGGTAAATAattttctatttatatatatgtacatatatacatatatatacatatatacatatatacatatatatatgtatatatacatgtatatatatatacatacatatatatatacatatatatacatatatacatatatatacatatatatatacatatatatacatatatatacatatatatatatatatatatatatatatatgtttacttATTTATTTAAGGTTTGGTGAGGGGATGGGAAGTTGGAGTGGGGTATAAGGTTTTGCTTTGCATCACTTTTGCGACTTTTGGGTTGGAGTTCTTCCCAttgttttcttttgcttttgatTTTGAGATCGCCAAGGGGACCAGTAGTTGCTTGCACCTTTAGTGCATGACACATCATGGTCTTTGGGGCTGCCATTGTTAGGCAAGCCACCTGAGACACTTGCAGCTCAGGTTTTACATAGAATGTCGGACTCAAAAATTAATCATTAATGTTTTGGGGTTGAATCACCCAGTTCTCTTTCAATGATTGTGGCAAACAAATATAGTGGAAATAGCACAAGAAGTTAAAACAAGTTCATGCAGACAGGTTCTCCGTAATACCAGATAAAATCAACAAATATAGCAGATCAAGTTGAAAAGAATTGATggcatagtaaaaaaaaaaaagtatgtgtgtgtatatatatgtacacatatatatatatacatatatatatacatatatgtatatatataaacatatacatatatatatatatgtatatatgtatgtatatatatgtaaatatatatatgtatatatgtatatatatatgtacatatatatggatatacatacatatatatatatatatatatatatatatatatgtatgtatatatatatatatgtatatgtatagatatatatacatatatatatatatatgtatatatatacatatatatttacatatataaatatatatatacatatatatatatatgtatatatatttatatgtatatatacatatatatacatatatatatagacatatatatacatatatacatatatacacatatatatatacatatatacacatatatatatatacatatatatacatatatatgtatgtatatatatgtatatgaatatatacacacttatatatatatatatataattatatatacatatatatatacatatgtatatatacatatatatatatatatatttatacatatatatgtgtgtgtatatatatatacatatgcatatatacatatatatatatatatatagatatatatacatataaagtaTGGCCTCCCGAGCTATTACAATGCGTGGTTCCATCATAGGAATAGAGACAACAATTGAACCACATCTAAAGAGTTAGACCCAATAGCAGGCTTAAGTGTGCTCAATTTCTAGCTCGATCCCTTCTCATAACTAGCCAAACTAACTCTAGTTGACTTGCGTTTCAAGTGTCTATGGACCTAGATTCACGGGCTATACAGAAAGTTTATCCTGCTCCTTCGATGCTTAGTTAGAAACCTTAACTTACCCCTAAGTGATCGATTGAGAAGGGTATTGATGAGGAGGTTGGGTTTTAGACTCACAAGCAGAAGTTCAGTGATCAACTTTGTCACATCTAAGATATATTTAGGAGATTCTCAAAAGCAATATATTATCAAAATTAGATCTTCCCAACAATTATCCTAATATCTTGGGATACTAGTAAGGAGAGGTTAAGTATAACATAGACTCGAGCAAACTTGCCCTTGGATCATGAAAGAGTTGATCAATTTTGAAAAGTTTACTAATCTATAAAGCAATTTGTGCAAGGAAATTAGGATAAAATAGTTCCTCTGGAAGCCCCCAAGTTGGAGCCAAGTGGGGATTATATCAATCCTCTCAATAAGAGAGACTGAAAGTTAGATCTCTAAGGCAGTTGGGTTATTGGTTGATTTTGGACAAACCTAGAACAAAGACTTGACTTATCGCCTTTACTAGATGGCATTGAAAATAGAAGAAGCCTTTGGCCAAATCTACTATTTGATAACCCGTTAGATGGCTATAAAGTTTTGGCAGGAATAATTTGACAAAATCGATCTTATCTAGAAATTTACTGTAGAGACTGATTTGCCAATCTTCATCAGCAAATACCACCTCCTTAGAGTCCAGTCATCTCATTCGATGGAGCTTTCCTCGAGCAACGAGTCTGACTGCCATTAGAAGTTTTCTTAAACAAATTGGTCCAAGAAGTGAAAATCTTATTTTGGAAGTGATGGAGAGTAATAGGTTGCTCTGTTCCAGTGAGGAGACATTGTCATGAAGGGGGGTTCATCACAGAGGAGGGAGTAGCAGATCGGGAAGAGAATGAAAAGGAAACGGAGCTTTCGAGGGGAGCGGGAAAACGAAAGAGATCGTCAAAGTTTCTCCCTTTAGAAAACTAAGAGACAGACGCGGTCCAGTGTTTCTACTACTTTGATCCTTTGTAATTTTTATCACAGGAAGATTAGTTCTTTCCCAAGCACTGTCTCTCATTCAAACTTTAATTACTTGCTAAGATCAGACTCAACTTCTAAGGAGAGAACATTGAGCAAAATCTCTTAACTATATAAAAATATGAGGCGCCATCAACGTTTGGTTAAAAAGAGAACATATATTGATTAAATGATGACTTTTAATCCAAGTTCTCAATTAATTTCCTATTAAACTTGTCACATCAACGAGCAATTATTGAACCTATACAACAATGAGAAATGAACTTATACAATTAATATGCCCAACATCTTAATCAACAGTATATAGTAATATGAGAAATCAGCATTTATTTAACGTATACAATGATGCTAACTCTTTGTTTGGAGTGAACTTACGACTTTTGCTAATGAAGTACCTAATTGTGCAAATTTCTGCAACGGCTTTGTGTAAAACAGGAGGTAACAACTACAAACTTGGTACAGAAGGCAAGACTCTCGGTGGTGTTTGAAAATGATGTGTGTCAATCAACTACAAAATTACACAGCTAGGGCAGTTCGTTACTGTTGAACATCCAATGACTGTAAAGAAATGTTAACAGCAACAGCTTATGTACAACAGTTAAATAAATAGACTGGCAGATGGAGTAATTAATTTTGTATTCCAGATTATTACTACTACTATTACTATTACTACTACCAAGGATTCAAATCCCCAACTGGACCTGCAGTCCAGTTCAAAATCTTTTCCCCCGGCTTCAGGTAAATGCTCCCATCATGTGGAAGCTTACGAGCAAGACCATTCAGTATTTGATGGAAGGCATCCCCAGGTTGTGCAGGCTCTGAAAATGTCACAGCCTGCTTCATTAAAGGATTTGCGAGCAAGTTTTGTTTCCTTAGTATAACCTCCATGGGCATCGAAGTAAGGATCCTGTCCAATTTAGGGATATCATTCTCAGCTACAAAAACAGCAATGTCCTCCCATGGAATTGCATCTGCAAAAGGAAGCACAATATCATCTGCTATGATTACGGGAATGCAGCCAAAGATCACTGCTTCCACTAATCTGGGGCTCCAAGGTGCCC
The window above is part of the Musa acuminata AAA Group cultivar baxijiao chromosome BXJ1-1, Cavendish_Baxijiao_AAA, whole genome shotgun sequence genome. Proteins encoded here:
- the LOC135587456 gene encoding uncharacterized protein LOC135587456, which codes for MELHSRVAGKKLWNYLRVAFFMARKGFASKRKLLMDTNLLMMKRGKLLGKSLRGLMSHHQHSRPETPAFGRCEYEFSCSNSPNPVFFHAKRRHNYFPCLHPVVEEPPDDDTLRRPAVVRLPKLEYSPHCSSVDLLASGVSRMPLLSPFSVRVSNYSSGGEDDDDGGLGQEVDDEAEEFIRRFYEQLRAQSRIALLQYQEKQYQEMLVRGL